The Scyliorhinus torazame isolate Kashiwa2021f chromosome 17, sScyTor2.1, whole genome shotgun sequence genome includes a window with the following:
- the galr2b gene encoding galanin receptor 2b, producing MTGASDVEFLLPTPASMTDDDSMMPGHWNSSENYQLNSASIIVPIVFSLIFLLGTVGNSLVLAVLFRNGQMGHNTTNLFILNLSVADFFFIIFCVPFQATIYTLEGWVFGSFMCKAVHFFIYLAMYASSFTLAAVSVDRYLAIRYPLRSRELRTPCNAVTVMVVIWGLSIVFAGPYLSYYDLIPYEWFYICMPAWQEPKRKIMDTSTFIFGYIVPVAIISLSYARTIKYLWTAVDPIEDISESKKSKRKVTKMIIIVTVLFCLCWLPHHVLILCFHYGQFPFNQATYALRLLSHCMAYTNSCLNPIVYALVSKHFRKGFKKVFSCLLSKQGVNRVHVVHVVTGSTGVTHLNGESGGQQGCELRDRHHSKAQSTAITITMPFERTS from the exons ATGACGGGAGCCTCTGATGTTGAA TTCCTGCTCCCTACACCCGCCTCTATGACTGATGATGAcagcatgatgcctggacactggaaTTCCTCTGAAAACTACCAGCTGAATTCAGCTAGTATCATAGTGCCCATTGTATTCTCCCTAATCTTCCTACTCGGGACAGTTGGGAACAGCCTGGTCCTCGCTGTGCTTTTCCGGAATGGCCAGATGGGACACAACACAACCAACTTGTTCATTCTCAACCTGAGTGTGGCAGATTTCTTCTTCATCATATTTTGTGTCCCGTTTCAAGCCACAATCTACACACTGGAAGGCTGGGTCTTTGGCTCTTTCATGTGCAAGGCGGTCCATTTCTTCATTTACCTGGCAATGTACGCAAGCAGCTTCACTCTGGCCGCTGTTTCAGTCGACAG ATACCTGGCTATTCGATATCCGCTCCGGTCCCGCGAGCTCCGCACTCCTTGCAACGCAGTTACCGTCATGGTGGTGATATGGGGACTGTCCATCGTCTTTGCTGGGCCCTACCTGAGCTATTATGACCTGATCCCGTACGAGTGGTTTTACATTTGCATGCCAGCATGGCAAGAACCAAAGAGAAAAATCATGGACACCTCTACTTTCATATTTGGATACATAGTCCCGGTGGCAATTATAAGTCTGTCTTATGCCAGGACGATCAAGTATCTCTGGACAGCAGTGGACCCAATCGAGGACATATCTGAGTCCAAGAAGTCCAAGAGGAAGGTGACGAAGATGATTATCATTGTGACTGTATTGTTCTGCCTTTGCTGgcttcctcaccatgtgctgatccTGTGTTTTCACTATGGCCAATTCCCCTTCAATCAGGCCACCTACGCCCTCAGGCTCCTGTCCCACTGCATGGCCTACACCAACTCCTGCCTCAACCCCATCGTCTACGCCCTGGTTTCCAAGCACTTCCGGAAAGGCTTCAAGAAGGTGTTCAGCTGCTTGCTGAGCAAGCAAGGAGTGAACAGGGTCCACGTGGTTCACGTTGTTACCGGCTCCACGGGGGTCACCCACTTGAATGGCGAAAGTGGGGGACAGCAAGGCTGTGAGCTGAGGGATAGGCACCATTCGAAAGCTCAGAGTACAGCCATTACCATCACAATGCCCTTCGAGAGGACATCCTGA